GACTGCCCGAAGCTCACTCAAGATCCCAAACACCTTTCGGCCCTCATCTTCAACACCCGAAGGCCCGATACACGGTCCCCGACCGGCCCGTCCCCAAACGAGCGACCTGACCCATCATTTCGCACAGGCGCTCCGAAGCGCTCCCCAATTTTAGTGTTCGATGCGAAAACCTGCCGCAAAGGCAGTCGAACCCGAATCTCTTGTCACCTCATCACACTCTCTATACTACGAAGGAAGCCCGTATCCGGATTTAAGATCCTCACCCGCGCTTCGAATTGAGATCTCACCATGCCCGAAGTCACCCTCGACGCTGCCACCGACCTGACACAAGACCGCTACTCGCGCCAGATCCTCTTCGACGGAATCGGTCTCGAGGGCCAGCAGCGGCTGGGCCTAGCCCACGTAGCCATCGTCGGCGTGGGAGCCACCGGAGCCGCCTCCGCCTCGCTGCTGGCGCGGGCGGGCGTCGGCACCCTCACCCTCATCGACCGCGACTTCGTCGAGCCCTCCAACCTCCAGCGCCAGATCCTCTTCGACGAGGCCGACGCCCGCGACGTGCTGCCCAAGGCCGAGGCCGCCCGCCGCCATATCGGACTCTTCAACGCCGAAGTGAAGGTCTACCCGCACATCGCCGACCTGGTCCCGGCCAACATCCACGAGCTGCTCGGCCCCGCCCACCTGATTCTCGACGCGACCGACAACTTCGAGACCCGCTACCTGCTCAACGACTACGCCGTCCAGCAGGGCAAGCCCTGGATCTACGCCGCTGCCGTAGGGGCCTACGCCGCGACCATGAACATCCTGCCCGTCGGCTCGCCCGAGGCTGCGGCGTCCAGCCCGACGGCCTGTCTGGCCTGCATCTTCCCCGCCCCGCCCACCGGCCCGGTCGAGACCTGCGACACCGCAGGCATCCTCTCCACCGCCGTCAATCTGGCCGCGTCGCTCCAGGCCACCGAGGCGTTGAAGCTGCTCACCGGCCAGCCCGAGCTGCTGCGGCGCACGCTCTACTCGCACAACCTCTGGACCGGCGAGCGCTCCGAGATCTCCACCGCCCGCCCCAACCCTGCGTGCCCCGCCTGCGGACGCCGCGAGTTCCCCCACCTCTCCGGCGTGAACCGCCCCCACATCACCCTCTGCGGCCGCAACTCGGTCCAGATCCACGAGCATCACCGGCCCGTCTCGCTCACGGCCATGCACGCCCGCCTCTCCGCGCACAGCGACCTCGAAGACCTCCGCGTCAACCCGCTGTTGCTGCGCTTCCGCCGCGGCCCGCACACGGTCACGCTCTTCCCCGATGGCCGCGCCCTCATCCAGGGCACTACCGACATCGTCGTCGCCCGCACGCTCTACGCCCGCTTCATCGGCTCCTAAAAACGCCCTAACGCCGGACAGGCGGCACTTCGTGCTGTTCTGGACGCTTCGCGTAAAAACTCCAACCGGCCATGGGCTTCCCCACAAACAACCTTTCCCTTCGCAATCGTCTCAAAACAAGCAAAGATCGGTATGCCTCTCAAATCTTCGCGTTTGCGGTAACCTTGCAGCAGGCGAGACAACGGAAACCAACCGGCGGCCCAACTAACCGTCCAAGAATGCCGGGAGTCGAACCCATATGAACCTCCAAGGCCCCCAGATGAGCGAAGCAAAACCCAATCCAGGTCTGTTCAAACGCAATCCTCCCATCGCAGGCGAAGCCGAGGCGATCGAAGCTGCCAAGAACGGCGATCCGGACGCATTCTCGAAGCTGTACGCGCTGCACAAACGGCGCGTCTACACCCTGTGCCTGCGTATGCTTGGCAACGTCTCCGAAGCTGAAGACATGACGCAGGAGGCTTTCCTGCACCTCTTCCGCAAGCTCGGCAGCTTCCGCGGCGAGTCGGCGTTCTCCACCTGGCTGCACCGCCTGACCGTGAATCTGGTGCTGATGCACCTGCGCAAGAAGGGCCTGAATCTGGTCTCGCTCGAAGAGACCATCAACCCATCGGAAGAGGATGCTCCCAAGCGCGACTTCGGCTCGCGCGACACCATGCTCTCGGGCTCGGTGGACCGCGTGGCCCTCGAACGCGCGGTCTCCTCGTTACCCCCGGGTTACCGCATGGTCTTTGTTCTGCACGACGTGGAAGGTTTCGAACATAATGAGATCGCGGTCATGCTCGAGTGCTCGACCGGCAACAGCAAATCCCAACTGCACAAAGCACGTTTGAAGCTGCGCGAGCTGCTTAGAGAACAGACGGCCCAAGCCGCCCAGCTACCCCAGACAAAGGAGGCCATCGCATGACGAACGCCGAAGATTCGCACGACACGAACCCTGCCCTTGGAACCGAAATGAAATCTCCCTCTGCGCTGGCCTCCACCAGTCAGCCGGACGATCTGCACGACCTCTTCGCCGCGCCCGCGGACGATGCCGAAGACCCTCTCGCCGGGCTCCGCAACGACCCCAACTACGCCGCACTCATTCGCGACCTCGAG
This is a stretch of genomic DNA from Granulicella sp. WH15. It encodes these proteins:
- a CDS encoding ThiF family adenylyltransferase, with amino-acid sequence MPEVTLDAATDLTQDRYSRQILFDGIGLEGQQRLGLAHVAIVGVGATGAASASLLARAGVGTLTLIDRDFVEPSNLQRQILFDEADARDVLPKAEAARRHIGLFNAEVKVYPHIADLVPANIHELLGPAHLILDATDNFETRYLLNDYAVQQGKPWIYAAAVGAYAATMNILPVGSPEAAASSPTACLACIFPAPPTGPVETCDTAGILSTAVNLAASLQATEALKLLTGQPELLRRTLYSHNLWTGERSEISTARPNPACPACGRREFPHLSGVNRPHITLCGRNSVQIHEHHRPVSLTAMHARLSAHSDLEDLRVNPLLLRFRRGPHTVTLFPDGRALIQGTTDIVVARTLYARFIGS
- a CDS encoding RNA polymerase sigma factor translates to MSEAKPNPGLFKRNPPIAGEAEAIEAAKNGDPDAFSKLYALHKRRVYTLCLRMLGNVSEAEDMTQEAFLHLFRKLGSFRGESAFSTWLHRLTVNLVLMHLRKKGLNLVSLEETINPSEEDAPKRDFGSRDTMLSGSVDRVALERAVSSLPPGYRMVFVLHDVEGFEHNEIAVMLECSTGNSKSQLHKARLKLRELLREQTAQAAQLPQTKEAIA